The following are from one region of the Spirochaetae bacterium HGW-Spirochaetae-1 genome:
- the phoU gene encoding phosphate transport system regulatory protein PhoU, whose translation MATYLEQELGNIKLKIYEMADQAIEAISDSVDALKNSNLELAQKVIQDDTILDRLEIELDDECIKVLVTRQPAAVDLRFILAMLKINTDLERMGDLATNIAKETIRLDGKPQVKPLMDIPRMAAIGIEMIKGAFQSITDKNVDMAREVIKRDSEIDELNIQVYRELFSYMAENPRIMSQSLGLIMVSKALERIGDHATNIAERAIYYIKGVDIRHAD comes from the coding sequence ATGGCGACGTATCTGGAACAGGAACTTGGCAATATTAAATTGAAAATATATGAGATGGCAGACCAGGCCATTGAAGCCATCTCAGACTCTGTTGACGCATTGAAAAATTCCAACCTGGAACTCGCTCAGAAGGTGATACAGGATGATACGATCCTGGACCGGCTTGAGATTGAGCTCGATGATGAATGCATCAAGGTGCTGGTAACGCGCCAGCCGGCTGCCGTTGATCTGCGGTTTATCCTCGCCATGCTGAAAATAAATACAGACCTGGAGAGAATGGGTGACCTGGCGACGAATATCGCCAAGGAGACGATCCGGCTTGACGGGAAGCCGCAGGTAAAACCCCTGATGGACATACCGCGTATGGCGGCGATCGGCATTGAGATGATCAAGGGCGCCTTTCAGTCGATTACCGATAAGAATGTGGATATGGCCAGGGAAGTCATAAAACGTGACAGCGAAATCGATGAGCTCAATATTCAGGTGTACCGGGAACTTTTTTCATATATGGCGGAAAACCCCCGAATCATGTCTCAGTCCCTCGGCCTTATAATGGTTTCAAAAGCGCTGGAGAGGATAGGTGATCATGCTACTAATATCGCCGAGAGGGCCATATATTACATTAAGGGCGTCGATATACGACACGCCGATTGA
- a CDS encoding DNA-binding response regulator has product MTRKKIFVVDDEKDIRDILSINLGREGYQVESYPSGEEALKALKKQDAPDLIILDIMMEGIDGYEFCKQIKASKEFRHIPVIFLSAKGEEFDKVLGLELGADDYIEKPFGIKELKSRVKVVLRRTTIAGDNGTENRVYSYKGVLLNPDHYELKVDDNDVKLTKTEFEILGLFMRNPGKIFSRDNIIDSIKGHDVYVVDRTIDVHIMNLRRKLGAYKNIITTFSGVGYGFKE; this is encoded by the coding sequence ATGACCAGAAAAAAAATATTTGTAGTCGATGACGAAAAGGATATCCGCGATATCCTGTCCATCAATCTTGGCAGGGAAGGATACCAGGTAGAATCATACCCCTCCGGAGAAGAAGCGCTGAAGGCTTTGAAGAAACAGGATGCTCCTGATCTCATTATTCTCGATATCATGATGGAAGGGATCGACGGGTACGAGTTCTGCAAGCAGATAAAGGCGTCAAAAGAATTCCGTCATATTCCCGTTATATTTCTTTCGGCAAAAGGGGAGGAGTTTGACAAGGTCCTGGGACTGGAGCTGGGAGCCGACGACTACATTGAAAAACCCTTCGGCATCAAGGAGCTAAAATCAAGGGTCAAAGTGGTGCTGCGTCGCACCACTATTGCCGGCGATAATGGAACTGAAAACCGGGTGTACAGCTATAAGGGGGTCCTTCTTAATCCAGACCACTATGAATTGAAGGTCGACGACAATGATGTCAAATTAACAAAGACCGAGTTTGAAATCCTTGGACTGTTCATGAGAAACCCGGGAAAAATTTTCAGCAGGGACAATATCATCGACAGTATTAAAGGACATGACGTGTACGTGGTGGACAGAACTATTGATGTCCATATCATGAACCTGAGAAGAAAACTGGGTGCTTATAAGAATATTATAACGACTTTTTCCGGTGTCGGATATGGCTTCAAGGAATAA
- a CDS encoding phosphate ABC transporter ATP-binding protein — protein sequence MDTEKEKIRAEKLTFYYGSNAAIKNISLMVEKNSVMALIGPSGCGKSTFLRCINRMNDIIPNTHVDGDIFIDGEPIFNARYDVTTLRRRVGMVFQKSNPFPKSIYENIAYGLRINGVRDKYEIDSTVESSLKSTALWDEVKDRLHDSALGLSGGQQQRLCIARTIAVKPEVILMDEPASALDPISTQKIEELIQDLKAKFTIIIVTHNMQQAARVSDYTAFFYLGDLIEVNTTEKIFTNPDLEMTENYITGKFG from the coding sequence ATGGATACTGAAAAAGAAAAAATTCGCGCTGAAAAACTGACATTTTATTATGGCAGCAATGCGGCGATTAAAAATATTTCCCTCATGGTGGAAAAGAACAGCGTTATGGCCCTCATAGGACCTTCGGGCTGCGGGAAGTCGACATTTTTACGATGCATTAACAGAATGAACGACATCATTCCCAATACGCATGTCGATGGAGATATCTTTATAGATGGGGAGCCCATATTTAACGCGCGGTATGATGTTACCACTTTACGGAGGCGCGTGGGTATGGTTTTCCAGAAGTCAAACCCCTTTCCAAAATCAATCTATGAAAATATAGCTTATGGGCTGCGAATAAACGGCGTCCGGGATAAATATGAGATCGATAGTACAGTGGAGAGCTCTTTAAAAAGCACGGCTCTGTGGGATGAAGTTAAGGATCGTCTTCATGATTCAGCCCTGGGCCTCAGTGGTGGCCAGCAGCAGCGTCTCTGTATAGCCAGAACAATCGCTGTTAAGCCCGAGGTTATTCTCATGGATGAGCCGGCATCGGCCCTGGATCCGATCTCAACACAGAAAATCGAGGAACTGATTCAGGACCTGAAGGCGAAGTTTACCATTATCATCGTGACGCATAATATGCAGCAGGCTGCCAGGGTAAGTGATTATACGGCATTCTTTTATCTTGGTGATTTAATTGAAGTCAATACAACGGAAAAGATTTTTACCAACCCCGATCTGGAAATGACGGAAAACTATATCACGGGGAAATTCGGTTGA